The following DNA comes from Kitasatospora sp. NBC_01287.
GCTCGCGCTACTTGAGCAGCCGGGAGAGCCGCCGGTCGGCCAGCGGCTTGCCGCCGGTCTGGCAGCGCGGGCAGTACTGCAGCGCGGAGTCGGCGAAGGAGACCTCGCGGATGGTGTCCCCGCAGATCGGGCAGGGCTGCCCGGCCCGGCCGTGCACCCGCAGCCCGGTCTTCTTCTCCGCCTTCAACTCCCCGGCGGCCAGCCCGCGCGAGCGTTCGACGGCCTCGCGCAGGGTCTCGCCGATCGCCCGGTGCAGGGTCTCGCTCTCCGCCTCGGTGAGCCTGGCGGCCGGTTTGAACGGGGAGAGCTTCGCGGCGTGCAGGATCTCGTCCGAGTAGGCGTTGCCGATCCCGGCCAGCACGCTCTGGTCCCGCAGCACGCCCTTGAGCTGCCGCCGCTCGCCGGCCAGCAGTGCGCGCAGCTCGGCCAGGGTGAGCCCGGGGTCCAGCGGATCGGGACCCAGCCGGGCGATCCCGGGGACTTGCGCCGGATCGGCCACCACCGAGACGGCCAGGCCCTTCTTGGTCCCGGCCTCGGTCAGGTCGAACCCGGCACCCCGGGGGTCCTCGGGGTCGGCCAGCGCGACCCGCAGGGCCAGCGGGCCCTTGCCGGGGTGCGGCGGCTCGGCGGCGAGCCTGCGCTGCCAGCGCAGCCAGCCGGCCCTGGCCAGGTGGACCACCAGGTACAGGTCGCCGTCCGGGTGCGGGTCGCCGTCGGCGCCCTGGCCCGCGGTCGTGATCACCAGGAACTTGCCGCGTCGCCCGACGGCCGTGACGGTGCGGCCCGCGAGCGCGGTGACCGGCGGGTCGTAGGTCTTCAGCGCGTTCACCGCGAGCGGGTCGATTCGCTCGATCCGCCGGCCGACCAGGTGCTCGGCCAGGAAGGCGCTCAACGCTTCGACTTCGGGCAGTTCGGGCATACCGTCCAGTCTGCCGCCGACCGGGGGGTAGGTGGGCGGCGCCGCGCCATGAAAAGCTGATTGTATGGACTATCAGCTCGAACTCCAGCGCGCCGTGGAGGCCGCGCGGCCGGTGCTCTCCGCCGGACGGGTGGCCGACTACATCCCGGTGCTGGGCGCGGTCGACCCCGGCGCCTTCGGCCTGGCGCTGGCCACGGTCGACGGCGAGGTGTACGGCGCGGGCGACTGGCAGGCGCCGTTCTCGGTCCAGTCCATCTCCAAGCTCTTCACCCTCGCCCTGACCCTGGCCACCGGCGGCGAGGCGATCTGGCACCGGGTCGGCCGCGAGCCCTCCGGCACGCCGTTCAACTCGCTGATCCAGCTGGAGTCGGAGCAGGGCATCCCGCGCAACCCGTTCCTCAACGCGGGCGCCGTGGTGGTCACCGACCGCCTGCTGACGCTGACCGGGGAC
Coding sequences within:
- a CDS encoding Fpg/Nei family DNA glycosylase translates to MPELPEVEALSAFLAEHLVGRRIERIDPLAVNALKTYDPPVTALAGRTVTAVGRRGKFLVITTAGQGADGDPHPDGDLYLVVHLARAGWLRWQRRLAAEPPHPGKGPLALRVALADPEDPRGAGFDLTEAGTKKGLAVSVVADPAQVPGIARLGPDPLDPGLTLAELRALLAGERRQLKGVLRDQSVLAGIGNAYSDEILHAAKLSPFKPAARLTEAESETLHRAIGETLREAVERSRGLAAGELKAEKKTGLRVHGRAGQPCPICGDTIREVSFADSALQYCPRCQTGGKPLADRRLSRLLK